In bacterium, the DNA window CTTGATAACAAGAGAATATGTTTATTACCGTAACACCCCCTTTTTTTACTTCGTTTACTACTACTATACTATCTCACCTCAATTTTGTATAAACAAAACGCCAGGTGTTGTACATGATAACAGAAAAGAGAACGCAAAATCAAAAAATGAAAAAAATATTATGTTTTGATCTTTTTTTACCGGTTATTTTTACAATTTAAAAATGTATCATGATCATATTTTAGTTTTTATGATTACCAGAACTATTTGGCTGCTTTCAACACAAACAATAAACTCATCAAGAAATTATTTTTTTGAACAAAAAAAGTGAATATGATTTAAAACAAGTTAATACGGGCATTACGGAAGTTGCAGCGTAAGATGCCTGATGTATCATGCAACCACCGTAAAATATTGTCGCCCCCCAAACCCTTAAATCTAAGGTTACTCAAACTTAATAAATTTTTGTAAGTAATTTATGTTTTGGTAAAAAAAACCTTTTTTTATAATGCTTTTAGCTTTTCATTATTCGTTAAATTTTTGCCTTTTTTAAGACGAGCACGTATACTTTTTTTCAAAACTAAGCCATTTTACGGTAAGGATTACATGCAAACTCAACAAAACGATTTTTGCAAAGTTATAGAAAAGAAATTTCATCGTGGCTTTAGATGGAATTTCTTTGGAAGCATAACTTATGAAGCAGTAAAAATAGTACACCATTTCTTTTTGCTCAAGTTTATTAATGTTGCTGATTACGGGCTGATTGGCAGTATGTTTGCGGTAATTTACATGACGACAAAGATTGCTGATTTTGGCATGAGTCATGCCTTGGCACCTTTTTTTTGCGACATAACTAAAAATAAAAAAAGCTTCAAAAAAATACTTTTTTCTTATTACCTTGGGCCACAGCTACCTATAATTATGGCTGCCGGCATGATAGCTATGGTTTTTTTTCAGAAGCAATTTTTATCCGACCAACCAACCCCCTGTCTCTTCATCATCCCAACTATTGTATTTTTAGAAACAATACGTTCATTTTTGCGTTATCTTTTACACATGACTTTTCAAAGTAAGAAAGTAGTACTGTTCGAACTAGCAACATTTTTATGTTATTTATCTTCAATTTGGGTTGCAATTTTACACTTTCATTTTCAACTATCTTTAAATGTTATCTTTGTTCCGCATATCGTTGATTCAGCATTTGTCACCACAGTATTTATAATCATGATGCGGCGCTACTACGAAAAATTGCCCCAAGAAAATGTCGATAGTTGGTCAAAGAACCTTGGGCAACGCATTGTTAAAGCACGCCTCTTCAATTATTTCATTCGCATAAGCCGCGAGTTTTTTACCAGCCATTTCTTAACACCTTTTTTTGCCATTAAATTTGGTTTCAAACAAGCAGGTCTTTTTTATTTTGCAAGTATTATTGCAACTGCCATCCAATCGATCATCAAAGTTTCAATTGGCTATTCTGGTAACGCCTTATTTGCAAGTTTAAAAGAAAACAGTCAGGCAGCAAAAAAACAGGCCTTTCGCATTATTAATGAAAAAGTCATGCGCGTCATAGCACCACTCATGATCATGTTGATCATAAGTTATAAAAGTATTATGGAGCTTTGGCTTACCAACAATAATACCGCCGTCACACTTGCTTTGTTGTTACTCTTGCTCATTATTATTTTCACGGAATTTTTTTTTATGGCCTATGAACAGTTCTATATTATCGAAGAGGCTTCACGAAAACTTTTTCTCTTTAAAATTTTAGAGTTCTTCCTTTTTTATGTCGTTATTATTGCTAGCGAACAACAAACCATGCTCACCACCTTGATAAGCATTATCATTATTAGATTGATCAGCTTTGTTATCATAACGATCAATGCCTATTCATTATGGCAAATTACGCCCAGCATTAGGACCTCAAAACACTACCTTGCGCTCTGTTTTGCCTGCGGCCTAATACTACTTTTGGCGCTCAAATTTTTTCAGGCTGAAATAATAGCCAGTCTTTTGAGCTCATAGTACGGTATTTACACGGCCAATTGGGCCCGTTTTTTTATCTTTTTGAAAATATCTTGTATACTAGCCTTGTACCACAATCGCGATTTGATAAAGGTCTCGCACGGCTAGTTTAAAAAGAAATATGAATAAAAATTTAAGCACACAAAAATTGTCGCCAATTGATCAATTTCATCATGGATTCAGGTGGAATCTATGGGGAAGTCTATTATTTGAATCGCTCAAAATTACACACAATCTTTTGCTGATCAGATTACTTGATGGCTCAGTGTACGGCCTCGTTGGGATGATTTTTGCAACAATCTACCTAGCTTCACGATTAGCAGATTTTGGCAGTGCTTATACTTTGGCGCCATTTTTTTATTTTTTCGTCAAAAGTAAGCAAACATTTAAAACAATATTTTTGCGTCAGTATCTGGCTCCTGTAATACCACTTACGCTGCTGATAGCTGGAGCCGCAACGTACTGGTTATATCTCCATTGCGCAGAAATTACCGGCATGCCAAGTCTTTTGATTGTGCCGTTTTTAGTTTTTACCGAAACAATTCGCTGCGTCTTTAGACAATTTTTACACATCGCCTTTAAGAGCAAACCAACCATTTTGATCGAGTTATTTATTTTTATTGGTTATTTGGCGGTGGTGTGGGGGACTTATTTTTACACAGATGGCATGCTGTCATCAAATATTATTTTTATACCGTACTGTGCTGACTCGCTCATCGCACTTGTTTTTTTTATAATCAGTATCTGGCAATTGTATAAAAAATTGCCCAACGCGTATTTTCCAATTCCGCATAATCTTTTCAAGCGCATGATTAAAATACGGCTCTTCAATTATTTGCTACACTTAAACCGCCAGCTGTTTACCAGCAATATTGTAACACCGTTATTTGCTATAAAATTTGGCCTTAAGCAGGCGGGGCTGTTTTATTTTGCCAGCACCATTTCTCGAGCACTCCACGACACCATCAAATCAACTGTTGGCCATCCGGGAAATGCCTTACTAGCCACCTTAAAAGAACACGGTAGCAAGGAAGAAAAAAAATCGGCATTTGAAACATTAAGCACCAAGCTTGTTTTGATTATTGTACCGATTATTATTTTTCTGTTTCTGAATTACAGCAAATTATTGGCAATCAGTTTTATTAACCAGCCAACTGGCATGATCGTTACTTTCTCAATAATGTATTTACTGATAACCTTTTCAGAGCTGTTCTTCATTTTATATGAACAGTTTTACATTTTAGAAGAAGCGGCAAGCTCTCTTTTTATTTTTAAGTTTCTCGAAATCATCTTTTTTTATATTTTTGTGGTAGCACAGGAAATACAAAGCCCAACGATCACTTTGTTAACAATTCTTACTATCCGCTGCATAAGTTTTTTGATTGTATCGCTTAATGCCTACTACCGCTGGGGCATTCAACCAAGCTTCAAAATAACGCTAAAATACCTGAGCAGATCAATTGGCATCTCATTACTTGTTTCATTTCTTGTGGGCCAATTGTTATGCAACCTGACAATCATTCAGCATCTCATACAACTTAAATAAGATCGCTATTCGGAGACTGCACACGTGCCTTGTTTCTCGAACGATGCAAACAACCGCTCAAGCGCATCTGAACTTTCGCTTTTTTCACTATCAGATGATGCACACATTTCTTCAGAAGAATAACTTTTTAGCATAAATGACTCATCATCAGAAAGATAACTCGCCGAATCAATGCCCCCAAGAATCGGCTGTTTTTTTATTTCTGACGATGTAAACAAGTGCTTATTCTCAAAAACAGCACTCGTCGGTTCACTATTTTTGCTACCCTCATCCTTCACAAGGGGCATCTCTTCGTCAACATGCAAAGAGGTGCTCTGCAGTTTTATGTCAAACGATGCAAACAGATCCTCCAACACCGATTCTGCATATTCATTATCTTCGCTATCAGATTCAGACTGATCAGTCGATTGTTGAGAAAAACAACCCTGTAAAATGTCAGCAACATCTTGGCGATCATATATTCTGGCATAACTCAATGGCGTTTTAGCATGACTATTAACTACATCAACATCAGCACCAAGACGAATTAAAGCTCTCACCACATCTGCATGACCAGATTTTGCAGCAAGATGAAGCGGAGTATTGCCCACATGGTCTCTCGCATCAATAACAGCGTCATACCTGGACAATGTATACACATTAGCCAACATGCCTGCTGCTGCTGCACAGTGCAGCGGCGTCATACCACTACTACTGGCAAAATTGAACGACTCGGCGGGAAGAATGTTTCTTTTTTGTAATTCACTAACAATAAAAACTAAAGATTGCCCACCTCGATTAAGCTGAGCTACCCGATGAACCAAACTAAAACCTTGATAGCTGATATCAAATGAACCCATAAAACACCGAATAGCCAACATTTCAGCAATGCTTTCTCTAAACCATGGAGCAAGGGCGGTAATAAAACAAGGAATAGGATTAGCTCCGTTTTCAAGTAAAAGCATCACTTTTAATATATCACCAGACATAATCGCATAATCAAGAGCACTATAACCAGATTCATCGCGTCGATTCAAATGCAAAGCCAAGTCATTTTTTGAAAGATTAAGCTTGTCAATATAATTACCAACAACAGAAACATCTTTGTTATTATAACACATCTGATGAATTTTAAACCATTCACTATAATCTGAAGCTGCCTTTAGATCAGTATCGATAGGCTCAGGAGCCGCAGCACTAGCACGAAGAAAGCTTGAAAAAGCAAGACAGGCAAACAAAATAAAAGTGCTACACGCGACGCTTTTCAAAAATACCGGCATTATTATTAATTTTTTCATTACACTCATCTCCTGGCAAAATAAAGAACTCTTCTCGTATAATTCTATATTAGAAAATTTAAGGCAAGAAAGTCAATAAAGAAACCACGCGGAGCTTTTATAGTAATTTAACAACAGAATACATCTTTACATTTATTTTGCAAAAATAAACATCTTTTAAAAAATAAGCTCTATTGTTCATAATTGTTCATACAATTTTCCCGTATAAAAGAGGGTCTCGCAGTTGGCAGGGCGGGCCACTTTATCCCCTTTTTGGGGGAAAATTAAGCTTTTTCTAAAAATTTAGCTAGAGGTTTAAGAAGAAATTTTTCAATTTTTAAAACCCATTTAATCCAACCGATTGCAAAAGATACAAAAGATTGTCTTAAAAATTAGAAAATTATCAACGCGCTTGCAATCTCGCTATTTTACTTTTTAAAACGTACTTTGGTAAATTTAGTAGTATTTTTATTTTTTCGTCCAAATGGTTCTTTTTTCACGTCTTATTATTATTCTTTAATACGCCCTTTTTTCTAAACTTTCTAAATTTTATTCTTAACTTTTTACTCTTTTTTTAAATTCTTAATCTCTTTATTTAAATATAAATCTTAAATCCTGAATAAGTCCTAAGCCTCTTATTAAGTACTTACCGAATCATGATTTATCTGGACACGACCTCCCTAATAAATCTCGGAGCCTTTCCCGGGTTCTGTATAAGCATAGGCCCGGGAGAGCTAACGAGCTAAATCTTTTTCCTCATCTTCCTCCTATCCCCCTTCCCCTCCCCCATAACCAACGCCGCTGCTAATTCACGTAGTCCAAAGCCCCCAGCCCTTTTCCCACTTAGAATTAAAAGGCTGGGGGCGACAGGACGGAGTGCCGGGGAGCGCGCGTCAAGGCCACCCTACTCCGCCAAAAACAAGAATAATATTGAATGGCCAAAAGATTGAGAAATCCAAGGAAAACGCCCAATTGTGTCAAAATGTCTAAAATTATGCGACATAAAGATAGTTTGTGGCCCAGATAAACTTGAGTGAGTAAGACTAAGAAATTTTAAAAAATAATTGACACATCTTCATAGATTGACTAAGATAATCTCAGGAATGGATGTTAGCATAAAAAGTAGAAAAATGCAGCAGGCAGTTAACATTTTTTAAAAAGCAAAGGAATTATTATGGGAAAAATTATCGGCATAGATCTGGGTACTACAAACTCAGTCGTATCATTCATGGAAGGCGGCAGCCCTAAAGTTATTCCTAACCAAGAAGGCGCCAATACTACCCCATCCATCGTGGCTATTACCAAAGACGGCCAACGCTTGGTAGGCGCTGTTGCAAAACGACAAGCAGTAACCAATCCCGAGAACACTGTTTTTTCGGCAAAGCGATTCATTGGTAAAAAGTTTAATGTATTAACCGATCGCGATAAAAAACTGGTTCCTTACCACATCGTCAGCACAGGCAATGGCGATATCGCTATCGAAGTTCAAGGCAAAAAACTTGCACCAGAAGAAATTTCAGCAGCTGTGTTACAAAAGTTAAAACAAGCGGCTGAAGATTATTTGGGCGAAAAAGTAACTGAAGCGGTTATTACCGTTCCTGCTTATTTTAACGATGCTCAACGACAAGCAACCAAAACAGCTGGTCAAATTGCAGGGCTAGACGTTAAACGTATTATCAATGAACCTACAGCAGCAGCGCTTGCTTATGGTCTTGACAAAAAGAATAACGAAACAATTGCGGTATTCGACTTTGGTGGCGGTACTTTTGATATCTCCATTTTGGAAGTAGGCGATGGCGTTGTTGAAGTTAAATCAACCAATGGTGACACCATGCTTGGTGGTGATAACGTTGACGAATTGTTAATTGAGTATCTCATCGAAGAATTTAAGAAATCAAATGGCGTCGATCTTAAAAACGACAAAGTTGCAATTCAACGCCTCAAAGAAGCTGCTGAAAAAGCTAAGATTGAACTTTCAGCTGCAACTGAAACAGAAGTCAATTTGCCTTACATCACCGCCGATGCAACGGGACCAAAGCACTTAGTAACAAAAATCTCCCGCGCCAAACTTGATAACTTGTGTGCAGACATTTTCAAACGCCTCTTTGAGCCATGCAAACAAGCTATCAAAGATGCTGATATCAGCGTAAGCAAAATCGACGAAGTCATTTTGGTTGGCGGCTCAACCCGTATTCCAAAGATTCAAGAAATGGTAAAAGAATTCTTTGGTAAAGAACCAAACCGTTCAGTAAACCCTGACGAAGTTGTTTCTTTGGGTGCTGCAATTCAAGGCGGCGTACTGGCTGGTGACGTTACCGACGTATTGCTCTTGGACGTAACACCACTTTCCTTGGGTATTGAAACCTTGGGGGGCGTTGCAACAAAGCTTATCGAACGTAACACCACCATCCCTGCTAAAAAGTCACAAGTGTTCTCAACCGCTGAAGACAACCAAACAGCAGTAGAAATTCATGTAGTTCAAGGTGAACGCGAATTTGCACGCGACAACAAAACGCTTGGCCGCTTCAAACTTGACGGTATCCCAGCTGCACCGCGCGGAATGCCACAAGTTGAAGTTTCCTTTAATTTGGACGCTAACGGCATTGTGCATGTTTCTGCAAAAGACTTGGGAACCGGTAAAGAACAAAGTATCACGATTACCAACTCTTCAGGCTTGAGCAAAGCTGATATCGAAAGACTTGTTCAAGAAGCACAACAACACGAAGCTGAAGACAAGAAACTTAAAGAAGTCATCGAAAAGCGTAATGCACTCGACAACATGATTATGCAAATCGAAAAGACGTTGAAAGACAACAAAGAAAAGCTTCCAATCGCAGAAGTTAACATTGTTGAAAAAGCATTAGAAGATGCTAAAAAAGTCTTGTCAGAA includes these proteins:
- the dnaK gene encoding molecular chaperone DnaK, which translates into the protein MGKIIGIDLGTTNSVVSFMEGGSPKVIPNQEGANTTPSIVAITKDGQRLVGAVAKRQAVTNPENTVFSAKRFIGKKFNVLTDRDKKLVPYHIVSTGNGDIAIEVQGKKLAPEEISAAVLQKLKQAAEDYLGEKVTEAVITVPAYFNDAQRQATKTAGQIAGLDVKRIINEPTAAALAYGLDKKNNETIAVFDFGGGTFDISILEVGDGVVEVKSTNGDTMLGGDNVDELLIEYLIEEFKKSNGVDLKNDKVAIQRLKEAAEKAKIELSAATETEVNLPYITADATGPKHLVTKISRAKLDNLCADIFKRLFEPCKQAIKDADISVSKIDEVILVGGSTRIPKIQEMVKEFFGKEPNRSVNPDEVVSLGAAIQGGVLAGDVTDVLLLDVTPLSLGIETLGGVATKLIERNTTIPAKKSQVFSTAEDNQTAVEIHVVQGEREFARDNKTLGRFKLDGIPAAPRGMPQVEVSFNLDANGIVHVSAKDLGTGKEQSITITNSSGLSKADIERLVQEAQQHEAEDKKLKEVIEKRNALDNMIMQIEKTLKDNKEKLPIAEVNIVEKALEDAKKVLSEKENDGEALQAATDDLMKASHKVAEIIYKDKNAQQSPQNDAQQQTGAEQGPIDADFEQK
- a CDS encoding ankyrin repeat domain-containing protein produces the protein MKKLIIMPVFLKSVACSTFILFACLAFSSFLRASAAAPEPIDTDLKAASDYSEWFKIHQMCYNNKDVSVVGNYIDKLNLSKNDLALHLNRRDESGYSALDYAIMSGDILKVMLLLENGANPIPCFITALAPWFRESIAEMLAIRCFMGSFDISYQGFSLVHRVAQLNRGGQSLVFIVSELQKRNILPAESFNFASSSGMTPLHCAAAAGMLANVYTLSRYDAVIDARDHVGNTPLHLAAKSGHADVVRALIRLGADVDVVNSHAKTPLSYARIYDRQDVADILQGCFSQQSTDQSESDSEDNEYAESVLEDLFASFDIKLQSTSLHVDEEMPLVKDEGSKNSEPTSAVFENKHLFTSSEIKKQPILGGIDSASYLSDDESFMLKSYSSEEMCASSDSEKSESSDALERLFASFEKQGTCAVSE